The following coding sequences are from one Streptococcus mitis window:
- a CDS encoding SP_0198 family lipoprotein — protein sequence MKLKRFTLSLASLASLSLLVACSQRAQQVQQPVAQSQTQQTQQSQSAASSSTENSNQSATSSSQNAPEAQPTDIDGTYTGQDEGDRITLVVTGTTGTWTQVETDGEQEIKQVSFDAANQRMIIGDDVKIYAINGNQMIIDDMDREASDRIVLSK from the coding sequence ATGAAATTAAAAAGATTCACACTTTCTCTTGCTTCTCTAGCAAGTCTTAGTCTCTTAGTAGCTTGTTCACAAAGAGCTCAACAAGTTCAACAACCAGTAGCTCAATCGCAAACACAACAAACTCAGCAATCACAATCTGCTGCTTCATCTTCTACAGAAAATAGCAACCAGTCAGCAACAAGTTCTTCACAAAATGCGCCTGAGGCTCAACCAACTGATATTGATGGAACTTATACCGGTCAGGACGAAGGAGACCGTATCACTTTAGTGGTAACTGGTACAACGGGCACCTGGACACAGGTGGAAACTGATGGGGAACAAGAAATCAAGCAGGTTAGCTTTGATGCTGCTAATCAACGCATGATTATTGGGGATGATGTCAAGATTTATGCAATCAATGGCAATCAGATGATTATTGACGATATGGACAGAGAAGCATCTGATCGCATTGTTTTATCAAAATAG
- the cls gene encoding cardiolipin synthase produces the protein MKYRKFQLLMSKYGFSLSIMLLELSLVFGLFLYLGRMAPILWVIVLIFMSMATIVAIVNRSMAPESKVMWLVVTFVPVIGPLLYLMFGERRLSKKEIKQLDKLGSMHFREDNSKALRQKLKEEDKAAYGVIKSLLSMDSNADVYDRTDSQFFSSGESMWQHMLEDLKKAEKFIFLEYYIVEEGLMWNSILDILEQKAAQGVEIKMLYDDIGCMATLPGDYTIQLRSRGIEAHKFNKVIPRLTVAYNNRDHRKILVIDGQVAYTGGINLADEYINHVERFGYWKDSGIRIDGPGVKALTRLFLMTWYINRGEISDFDQYHLENQPCSGQGLCIPYGSGPKPIFRTQVGKKVYQSLINQATDSVYITTPYLIIDYDLTESIKNAAMRGVDVRIVTPFIPDKKLIQLITRGAYPDLLSAGVRIFEYSPGFIHSKQILVDKDFAAVGTINLDYRSLLHHYEDAVLLYKTASITEIQKDFQEIFSVSQEIFPHTIKNSWYQKLIKEIAQLFAPIL, from the coding sequence ATGAAATATAGAAAATTTCAATTATTAATGTCCAAGTATGGCTTCAGTCTTTCGATTATGCTGCTTGAACTTTCTCTTGTTTTTGGTCTCTTTCTTTACTTAGGGCGTATGGCTCCTATTCTGTGGGTTATTGTCTTAATCTTTATGAGTATGGCGACTATCGTAGCGATTGTCAATCGTTCAATGGCGCCTGAAAGCAAAGTGATGTGGTTAGTGGTAACTTTTGTTCCTGTCATTGGTCCTTTGCTCTATCTGATGTTTGGTGAAAGGCGATTGTCCAAAAAAGAAATCAAGCAGTTGGACAAACTTGGTTCTATGCATTTTCGGGAGGATAACAGTAAAGCTCTCCGCCAGAAATTGAAGGAAGAGGATAAGGCGGCTTACGGAGTTATCAAATCTTTGTTGAGTATGGATAGCAATGCCGATGTATATGATCGAACCGATTCACAATTCTTTTCTTCGGGTGAAAGCATGTGGCAACATATGTTGGAAGACCTCAAGAAAGCTGAAAAGTTTATCTTTCTAGAGTACTATATTGTCGAAGAAGGTCTAATGTGGAATAGCATACTAGATATACTAGAGCAAAAGGCAGCTCAGGGTGTAGAGATCAAGATGCTCTATGATGATATCGGCTGTATGGCGACTTTGCCTGGAGATTATACTATTCAGCTTCGTAGTCGAGGAATTGAAGCCCATAAATTTAACAAGGTGATTCCTCGCTTGACGGTGGCTTACAACAATCGGGACCATCGGAAAATCCTTGTCATAGATGGTCAGGTAGCTTATACAGGAGGCATTAACTTAGCCGATGAGTACATCAATCATGTAGAACGTTTTGGCTATTGGAAGGATAGTGGGATTCGCATAGATGGCCCTGGTGTCAAGGCTCTAACCCGTCTTTTTTTGATGACTTGGTACATCAATCGTGGGGAAATCAGCGATTTTGACCAGTATCACCTGGAAAATCAGCCTTGTTCTGGCCAAGGGCTCTGCATTCCTTACGGTAGTGGACCCAAGCCCATCTTCCGTACTCAAGTAGGGAAAAAAGTTTATCAAAGTTTGATTAATCAGGCTACTGATTCAGTCTATATCACAACACCCTATTTGATTATTGACTATGATTTAACTGAGAGTATTAAAAATGCAGCCATGAGGGGTGTTGATGTCCGCATCGTGACTCCTTTCATTCCGGATAAAAAATTAATCCAGCTCATAACAAGAGGAGCCTATCCGGATCTTTTGTCAGCAGGAGTCAGGATTTTTGAGTATAGTCCAGGCTTTATCCACAGTAAACAAATCCTAGTGGACAAGGACTTTGCTGCAGTTGGAACGATTAATTTAGATTATAGAAGTTTGCTTCATCACTATGAAGATGCAGTTTTGCTATATAAAACGGCATCAATCACAGAGATTCAAAAAGATTTTCAGGAGATTTTTTCAGTATCTCAAGAAATTTTCCCTCATACGATAAAAAATAGCTGGTATCAAAAATTGATTAAGGAAATTGCCCAGTTATTTGCCCCAATCTTATAA